A region of Channa argus isolate prfri chromosome 8, Channa argus male v1.0, whole genome shotgun sequence DNA encodes the following proteins:
- the aldh9a1a.1 gene encoding 4-trimethylaminobutyraldehyde dehydrogenase A isoform X1, with product MFLNCGKLFLRTCVARSRHVVGRPSAGVCASHICTNSLEGFTHRSSSTKRGFLRLKMARSSLDSMREASTGTLMVTEPLNFWAGKRVKPRQETNPEPVFEPATGRVLCQLYPCGAEEVDQAIKSAHSAYLQWSKLAGTERARVMLEAARIMREKRDNIAKLEVINNGKSISEALVDIDVAWQSIEYYAGLAGALAGQHVQLPGGAFAYTRREPLGVCVGIGAFNYPFQIATWKSAPALACGNAMVFKPSPMTPVTAVILAEIYKEAGVPDGLFNVVQGGAETGSLLCHHPMVAKVTFTGSVPTGKKVMEMSSKGVKHVTLELGGKSPLIIFKDCDFENAVKGALMANFLTQGQVCCNGTRVFVQREIMPKFLEEVVKRTKAIPVGDPLLESTRMGAMISKPQLEKALRYVAQAKKEGARVLCGGEPYVSSDPKLKDGYFMSPCVLDNCTDDMTCVKEEIFGPVMSVLPFDTEEEVIARANNTTYGLASGVFTRDISRAHRVAANLEAGTCFINNYNISPVEVPFGGYKMSGFGRENGQVTIEYFSQLKTVIVEMGDVESVF from the exons ATGTTTCTAAATTGTGGCAAACTTTTTCTCAGGACGTGTGTAGCTAGAAGCAGGCATGTGGTCGGACGCCCTTCTGCAGGAGTGTGCGCGTCACATATATGCACAAACTCGTTAGAGGGGTTCACACAtagaagcagcagcacaaagCGAG GTTTTCTCCGTCTGAAAATGGCCCGGTCAAGTTTGGACAGCATGCGCGAAGCCTCGACAGGAACCCTGATGGTGACCGAGCCTCTGAATTTCTGGGCTGGGAAACGGGTCAAACCCAGACAGGAGACAAACCCTGAACCCGTGTTCGAACCTGCGACTG GCCGTGTCTTGTGTCAGCTGTATCCCTGCGGGGCCGAGGAGGTGGACCAGGCCATCAAGAGCGCTCACTCGGCGTATCTCCAATGGAGCAAGCTGGCCGGCACAGAGCGGGCCCGAGTGATGCTGGAGGCCGCCCGTATTATGAGG GAAAAGCGGGACAACATTGCAAAGCTGGAAGTGATCAACAATGGAAAGTCCATCTCCGAAGCTCTAGTGGACATTGATGTTGCCTGGCAGTCCATTGAATACTATGCTGGCCTGGCTGGTGCACTTGCAG GCCAGCATGTCCAGCTTCCCGGGGGAGCGTTTGCTTATACCAGGAGGGAGCcccttggtgtgtgtgtggggattGGTGCGTTTAACTACCCCTTCCAGATCGCAACATGGAAATCTGCACCTGCTCTGGCATGTG GGAACGCAATGGTGTTTAAGCCCTCTCCAATGACTCCTGTGACGGCCGTGATCCTGGCTGAGATCTACAAAGAGGCAGGGGTGCCTGATGGGCTCTTTAATGTGGTACAAGGTGGAGCAGAAACCGGCAGCTTGCTCTGCCACCACCCAATGGTCGCCAAAGTCACCTTCACTGGCAGTGTGCCAACAGGGAAAAAG GTCATGGAAATGTCTTCCAAGGGGGTGAAGCATGTGACTCTGGAGCTCGGTGGGAAATCTCCACTTATTATTTTCAAAGACTGTGACTTTGAGAATGCTGTGAAAGGAGCCCTCATGGCAAACTTCCTCACACAGGGACAG GTTTGTTGCAATGGGACCAGGGTGTTTGTACAAAGAGAGATTATGCCCAAGTTCCTGGAAGAAGTGGTGAAGCGGACAAAGGCCATTCCTGTTGGAGACCCCCTGCTGGAGAGTACCCGAATGGGAGCGATGATCAGCAAGCCGCAGCTTGAGAAAGCACTGCGATATGTCGCTCAGGCCAAGAAAGAG GGGGCCAGAGTGCTTTGTGGAGGAGAACCATATGTCTCCAGTGACCCCAAACTAAAAGACGGCTACTTTATGTCCCCCTGTGTACTTG ATAACTGCACAGATGACATGACCTGTGTGAAAGAGGAGATCTTTGGCCCAGTCATGTCCGTCCTGCCTTttgacacagaggaggaggtgatCGCCAGGGCCAACAACACCACCTATGGATTAGCCTCTGGAGTCTTCACCAG GGACATTTCCCGAGCCCACCGTGTCGCTGCAAACCTTGAGGCCGGAACCTGCTTCATCAACAACTATAACATCAGCCCTGTGGAAGTGCCGTTTGGAGGATACAAGATGTCAG GCTTCGGCAGAGAGAACGGCCAGGTGACCATCGAGTACTTTTCCCAGCTCAAGACTGTGATTGTGGAGATGGGAGATGTAGAGAGCGTGTTCTAA
- the aldh9a1a.1 gene encoding 4-trimethylaminobutyraldehyde dehydrogenase A isoform X2 — MARSSLDSMREASTGTLMVTEPLNFWAGKRVKPRQETNPEPVFEPATGRVLCQLYPCGAEEVDQAIKSAHSAYLQWSKLAGTERARVMLEAARIMREKRDNIAKLEVINNGKSISEALVDIDVAWQSIEYYAGLAGALAGQHVQLPGGAFAYTRREPLGVCVGIGAFNYPFQIATWKSAPALACGNAMVFKPSPMTPVTAVILAEIYKEAGVPDGLFNVVQGGAETGSLLCHHPMVAKVTFTGSVPTGKKVMEMSSKGVKHVTLELGGKSPLIIFKDCDFENAVKGALMANFLTQGQVCCNGTRVFVQREIMPKFLEEVVKRTKAIPVGDPLLESTRMGAMISKPQLEKALRYVAQAKKEGARVLCGGEPYVSSDPKLKDGYFMSPCVLDNCTDDMTCVKEEIFGPVMSVLPFDTEEEVIARANNTTYGLASGVFTRDISRAHRVAANLEAGTCFINNYNISPVEVPFGGYKMSGFGRENGQVTIEYFSQLKTVIVEMGDVESVF, encoded by the exons ATGGCCCGGTCAAGTTTGGACAGCATGCGCGAAGCCTCGACAGGAACCCTGATGGTGACCGAGCCTCTGAATTTCTGGGCTGGGAAACGGGTCAAACCCAGACAGGAGACAAACCCTGAACCCGTGTTCGAACCTGCGACTG GCCGTGTCTTGTGTCAGCTGTATCCCTGCGGGGCCGAGGAGGTGGACCAGGCCATCAAGAGCGCTCACTCGGCGTATCTCCAATGGAGCAAGCTGGCCGGCACAGAGCGGGCCCGAGTGATGCTGGAGGCCGCCCGTATTATGAGG GAAAAGCGGGACAACATTGCAAAGCTGGAAGTGATCAACAATGGAAAGTCCATCTCCGAAGCTCTAGTGGACATTGATGTTGCCTGGCAGTCCATTGAATACTATGCTGGCCTGGCTGGTGCACTTGCAG GCCAGCATGTCCAGCTTCCCGGGGGAGCGTTTGCTTATACCAGGAGGGAGCcccttggtgtgtgtgtggggattGGTGCGTTTAACTACCCCTTCCAGATCGCAACATGGAAATCTGCACCTGCTCTGGCATGTG GGAACGCAATGGTGTTTAAGCCCTCTCCAATGACTCCTGTGACGGCCGTGATCCTGGCTGAGATCTACAAAGAGGCAGGGGTGCCTGATGGGCTCTTTAATGTGGTACAAGGTGGAGCAGAAACCGGCAGCTTGCTCTGCCACCACCCAATGGTCGCCAAAGTCACCTTCACTGGCAGTGTGCCAACAGGGAAAAAG GTCATGGAAATGTCTTCCAAGGGGGTGAAGCATGTGACTCTGGAGCTCGGTGGGAAATCTCCACTTATTATTTTCAAAGACTGTGACTTTGAGAATGCTGTGAAAGGAGCCCTCATGGCAAACTTCCTCACACAGGGACAG GTTTGTTGCAATGGGACCAGGGTGTTTGTACAAAGAGAGATTATGCCCAAGTTCCTGGAAGAAGTGGTGAAGCGGACAAAGGCCATTCCTGTTGGAGACCCCCTGCTGGAGAGTACCCGAATGGGAGCGATGATCAGCAAGCCGCAGCTTGAGAAAGCACTGCGATATGTCGCTCAGGCCAAGAAAGAG GGGGCCAGAGTGCTTTGTGGAGGAGAACCATATGTCTCCAGTGACCCCAAACTAAAAGACGGCTACTTTATGTCCCCCTGTGTACTTG ATAACTGCACAGATGACATGACCTGTGTGAAAGAGGAGATCTTTGGCCCAGTCATGTCCGTCCTGCCTTttgacacagaggaggaggtgatCGCCAGGGCCAACAACACCACCTATGGATTAGCCTCTGGAGTCTTCACCAG GGACATTTCCCGAGCCCACCGTGTCGCTGCAAACCTTGAGGCCGGAACCTGCTTCATCAACAACTATAACATCAGCCCTGTGGAAGTGCCGTTTGGAGGATACAAGATGTCAG GCTTCGGCAGAGAGAACGGCCAGGTGACCATCGAGTACTTTTCCCAGCTCAAGACTGTGATTGTGGAGATGGGAGATGTAGAGAGCGTGTTCTAA
- the med8 gene encoding mediator of RNA polymerase II transcription subunit 8 isoform X1, producing the protein MQQREEKQLEAAVESLISRVAHVKNALHSFIYKLENEYERLTWPSVLDNFALLSGQLNTINKLLKNEKTPSFRNQVIIPLLLSPDRDEDLAKLTEQRVPVFSHEIVPDYLRTKPDPEVEEQEKQLSAEAGRIGPEVAQKQIQTLNKLCSNLLEKLNNPREDRDSESAAMRQNKPSFNPADTNALVGAVAFGKGLSKCRPPGPVAPGHPGQGSMMSGGPTLQQVTIGSGSGQPAGIGGPVAPPQQGQPGRRPGELGKMPSSIKTNIKSASASMHPYNR; encoded by the exons ATGCAG CAACGAGAAGAGAAGCAGTTGGAGGCAGCGGTGGAGTCTCTCATTTCTCGTGTGGCTCACGTCAAAAACGCTCTTCACAGTTTCATCTATAAACTGGAAAATGAATACGAACGATTAACGTG GCCTTCTGTTTTGGACAACTTTGCTCTTCTGTCTGGTCAGCTGAACACCATCAATAAACTGCTCAAGAACGAGAAGACGCCATCCTTTCGCAACCAGGTCATAATCCCGCTGCTTCTGTCTCCAGACCGGGATGAAGACTTAGCA AAACTAACAGAACAACGTGTCCCTGTATTCAGCCATGAGATTGTACCGGACTACCTGCGAACCAAACCTGATCCAGAagtggaggagcaggagaaacaGCTAAGTGCAGAGGCAGGACGAATTGGCCCTGAGGTGGCACAG AAACAGATCCAGACATTGAATAAGTTGTGTTCCAATCTGCTGGAGAAGCTGAATAATCCTCGTGAGGACAGAGACTCAGAAAGTGCAG caatgaGACAGAACAAACCGTCTTTTAATCCTGCTGACACTAATGCACTGGTTGGAGCGGTTGCGTTTGGAAAGGGGCTTTCGAAATGTAGGCCTCCGGGCCCGGTGGCCCCTGGACACCCAGGTCAAGGATCTATGATGAGTGGAGGTCCAACCTTACAGCAAGTCACAATTGGAAGTGGTTCAGGGCAGCCAGCAGGTATTGGAGGACCTGTGGCTCCACCGCAGCAAGGACAGCCAGGTAGGAGACCTGGAGAGCTGG GAAAAATGCCAAGCAGcatcaaaacaaacatcaaatctgCATCTGCTTCCATGCATCCCTACAACCGATGA
- the med8 gene encoding mediator of RNA polymerase II transcription subunit 8 isoform X2, protein MQQREEKQLEAAVESLISRVAHVKNALHSFIYKLENEYERLTWPSVLDNFALLSGQLNTINKLLKNEKTPSFRNQVIIPLLLSPDRDEDLAKLTEQRVPVFSHEIVPDYLRTKPDPEVEEQEKQLSAEAGRIGPEVAQKQIQTLNKLCSNLLEKLNNPREDRDSESAAMRQNKPSFNPADTNALVGAVAFGKGLSKCRPPGPVAPGHPGQGSMMSGGPTLQQVTIGSGSGQPAGIGGPVAPPQQGQPGKMPSSIKTNIKSASASMHPYNR, encoded by the exons ATGCAG CAACGAGAAGAGAAGCAGTTGGAGGCAGCGGTGGAGTCTCTCATTTCTCGTGTGGCTCACGTCAAAAACGCTCTTCACAGTTTCATCTATAAACTGGAAAATGAATACGAACGATTAACGTG GCCTTCTGTTTTGGACAACTTTGCTCTTCTGTCTGGTCAGCTGAACACCATCAATAAACTGCTCAAGAACGAGAAGACGCCATCCTTTCGCAACCAGGTCATAATCCCGCTGCTTCTGTCTCCAGACCGGGATGAAGACTTAGCA AAACTAACAGAACAACGTGTCCCTGTATTCAGCCATGAGATTGTACCGGACTACCTGCGAACCAAACCTGATCCAGAagtggaggagcaggagaaacaGCTAAGTGCAGAGGCAGGACGAATTGGCCCTGAGGTGGCACAG AAACAGATCCAGACATTGAATAAGTTGTGTTCCAATCTGCTGGAGAAGCTGAATAATCCTCGTGAGGACAGAGACTCAGAAAGTGCAG caatgaGACAGAACAAACCGTCTTTTAATCCTGCTGACACTAATGCACTGGTTGGAGCGGTTGCGTTTGGAAAGGGGCTTTCGAAATGTAGGCCTCCGGGCCCGGTGGCCCCTGGACACCCAGGTCAAGGATCTATGATGAGTGGAGGTCCAACCTTACAGCAAGTCACAATTGGAAGTGGTTCAGGGCAGCCAGCAGGTATTGGAGGACCTGTGGCTCCACCGCAGCAAGGACAGCCAG GAAAAATGCCAAGCAGcatcaaaacaaacatcaaatctgCATCTGCTTCCATGCATCCCTACAACCGATGA